In Anaerolineales bacterium, a genomic segment contains:
- a CDS encoding ABC transporter ATP-binding protein → MTTQNGSRPTAILRARDLTKDLSLGAEVIHAVRGVTLDIHRGERVSIIGPSGSGKSTLLGLLGGLDSPTKGMIEIDGVDISRLSEGRLTEIRNEKIGFVFQFFNLVPTLTALENVMLPLEFARRRQFNPRKRAKDLLGQLGLGDRLRHRPAQLSGGQQQRVAIARALANNPPLLLADEPTGNLDSEAGGVVLQALADIQKQMGTTVVVVTHDPSIAEQMERVFTLVDGQILSVRAGRG, encoded by the coding sequence ATGACAACCCAAAACGGCAGCCGCCCAACAGCCATCCTTCGCGCCCGTGATCTGACGAAAGACCTCTCGCTTGGGGCGGAAGTGATCCACGCCGTGCGCGGAGTCACCCTCGACATCCATCGCGGCGAACGGGTGAGCATCATCGGACCCTCTGGCAGCGGAAAATCGACTCTACTTGGTCTGTTGGGCGGGTTGGATTCACCAACAAAGGGGATGATTGAGATTGATGGGGTTGATATTTCCCGTCTTTCCGAGGGGCGGCTGACGGAAATCCGCAATGAAAAAATTGGGTTCGTCTTTCAGTTTTTCAACCTCGTCCCAACGCTCACTGCGCTAGAAAACGTGATGCTCCCATTGGAATTTGCCCGCCGGCGGCAGTTTAACCCGCGCAAACGGGCAAAAGACCTTTTGGGGCAGCTTGGCTTGGGGGATCGCCTTCGCCACCGCCCGGCACAGCTTTCCGGCGGGCAGCAGCAGCGCGTTGCCATTGCCCGTGCGCTGGCAAACAACCCCCCGCTGCTGCTTGCCGATGAACCGACCGGCAACCTTGATAGCGAGGCAGGGGGGGTTGTCCTTCAGGCATTGGCAGATATTCAAAAGCAGATGGGGACTACGGTTGTGGTCGTCACCCATGATCCAAGCATTGCCGAACAAATGGAGCGCGTGTTCACTCTGGTGGATGGACAAATTCTTTCGGTGCGGGCGGGGCGAGGCTGA
- a CDS encoding O-antigen ligase family protein: MIAQRGLFFALDAVLLLAGWWLRPPELPRQPYYLGFLITFLVFAALLAWGGAGFPGFSASIGGGKGIMLLFLGMFALWGMFSPTWSRYPTQSATAGGQFLLVFLFAVVAACAPYPPRRAAHVLIAGALFQAVIVIAQALLQHPVGLTLFGEFELRSGFKGMSILRAGGAVWLRPYGLTIHPNVIAGYLTVGLLAMTAWLYGGESPALPRWWGIVRVLCAGVVFGALCLTFSRGAWVAFLGGMALICLAMRRRGAPRLATRRLALAGGALGVVGLLFVVGYTPFLLARAGVGGETTELRSTTDRRIFIEIAADLIAQKPLQGVGVGAFPWEARDWLLRSPYRTLQAQNVHNVPLLIAAELGLIGLGLWGGAVISGGWAGWQRARDPYAIGVAAGAAALLAIGLIDHYPHAILPMVFLAWGLMGIQTTQQGHAGRKHPPTTPTY, from the coding sequence GTGATCGCCCAACGCGGATTGTTTTTCGCGCTGGATGCTGTTCTTCTCCTTGCCGGCTGGTGGCTGCGCCCGCCAGAACTGCCGCGCCAACCCTATTACCTCGGTTTTCTAATCACCTTTCTTGTCTTCGCCGCCTTGCTTGCGTGGGGGGGGGCGGGCTTCCCCGGATTTTCCGCCTCCATTGGCGGCGGGAAAGGGATTATGCTTCTTTTTCTGGGGATGTTTGCCCTGTGGGGGATGTTCTCCCCAACATGGTCGCGCTATCCCACCCAAAGCGCCACAGCGGGCGGGCAGTTTTTGCTGGTCTTTCTGTTTGCCGTTGTTGCCGCCTGCGCCCCCTACCCGCCGCGTCGGGCGGCGCATGTTCTCATTGCCGGAGCGCTCTTTCAAGCCGTGATCGTGATCGCTCAGGCGCTTCTTCAGCACCCCGTAGGGCTGACCCTTTTCGGGGAATTTGAACTGCGCAGCGGCTTCAAAGGGATGAGCATCCTTCGGGCGGGAGGGGCGGTTTGGCTGCGCCCCTATGGGCTGACGATCCATCCCAACGTGATTGCTGGCTACCTAACGGTGGGGCTTTTGGCAATGACGGCGTGGCTGTACGGCGGGGAATCGCCCGCCCTTCCCCGCTGGTGGGGAATCGTCCGCGTGCTGTGCGCAGGGGTCGTCTTTGGGGCGCTGTGCCTCACCTTTAGTCGGGGGGCGTGGGTGGCGTTCCTCGGTGGGATGGCGCTCATCTGCCTTGCCATGCGGCGGCGGGGTGCGCCACGCCTTGCTACGCGGCGGCTTGCCCTTGCGGGCGGCGCTCTTGGCGTGGTGGGACTTCTCTTTGTCGTCGGGTACACCCCCTTTCTCTTGGCGCGGGCGGGTGTTGGCGGGGAAACGACAGAACTGCGCTCTACGACAGATCGCCGTATTTTCATTGAGATTGCCGCCGATCTGATTGCCCAAAAGCCGCTGCAAGGTGTGGGTGTGGGGGCGTTCCCCTGGGAGGCACGCGATTGGCTGCTTCGTTCGCCCTACCGCACCCTCCAAGCGCAAAACGTCCACAACGTCCCCTTACTCATCGCCGCTGAGTTAGGGCTAATCGGGTTAGGGTTGTGGGGAGGGGCTGTCATCAGCGGGGGATGGGCGGGCTGGCAGCGGGCGCGTGACCCCTATGCCATTGGTGTGGCGGCGGGGGCGGCGGCACTGCTTGCCATTGGGCTGATCGATCACTACCCACACGCCATTCTTCCGATGGTATTCTTAGCGTGGGGGCTGATGGGGATACAGACAACGCAGCAAGGACACGCTGGAAGGAAGCATCCCCCCACGACGCCGACTTATTAG
- a CDS encoding c-type cytochrome encodes MRRLWGILLALLLTSCGLANEPPIVVTAPLPTITPTPPPDVGRPSGRIDLARAAAIFGGEQGCAACHGVAGLGDGLTAGAFTCPMPRLADPTANRSKTILAWFAMTTNGNNGTRECLMPAWNGRLDEQARWEVTNYAYALQYKATMLQTGAAVWAQTCAACHGAGGKAASGKTMPDFSDAATLITLSDTALFRRITVGISGVEGHAFSDTLSEDQRWAVAAYTRSLAWDHVEVIGGGSAESLPLPAATEDVSLPPPTAAPTAPPFSDASLTVRGKITAGTAGAALSLGEGLPLQLEVITPTEQGFQAVTRLERKSDAAGAFSFPNVPRQGGYIYVVSAAYNGITQIGTPRPAPPSGDSLDLVLPLYDLTDDPAVVEIEIARLFIDFIGGDRALVEVALRYRTVGDRLYQSRERGADGRAITFRLPLPREATGVNLSADQAEQFTLVGGDSPAILSTTTLPMGVAATLQFQFLLETGAEVALDMPIPYRLAELGVNVPGEGRAAIRDPRFLAGTPIALNTGVYDRYDLREPISGGGTLSFVVIRGETNDQRPVLAIVITLMAFLLGGTAGIILLMNRRDQITESVDHSGQVAAALAALERLRATGRLSDEDYESRRAALEARDKS; translated from the coding sequence GTGAGGCGTCTTTGGGGCATTCTTCTCGCCCTTCTTCTTACGTCCTGCGGGCTGGCAAACGAGCCGCCTATCGTCGTCACCGCGCCGCTCCCCACCATCACCCCGACGCCCCCCCCCGATGTGGGACGCCCTAGCGGACGCATTGATTTAGCGCGGGCGGCGGCAATTTTTGGCGGGGAGCAGGGCTGCGCAGCGTGTCATGGGGTGGCGGGCTTGGGTGATGGGCTTACGGCGGGGGCGTTCACTTGCCCTATGCCGCGCCTTGCCGACCCTACCGCCAACCGCAGTAAAACGATTTTGGCGTGGTTTGCCATGACTACGAACGGAAACAACGGCACACGCGAGTGTCTGATGCCCGCCTGGAACGGACGGCTGGATGAGCAAGCTCGTTGGGAGGTGACGAACTATGCTTATGCCCTTCAATACAAGGCGACGATGCTCCAGACGGGGGCGGCGGTATGGGCGCAAACGTGCGCGGCATGTCATGGCGCAGGGGGGAAAGCCGCTTCCGGCAAGACAATGCCCGATTTCAGCGACGCGGCAACGCTGATTACACTGAGCGATACGGCGCTTTTCCGGCGCATCACGGTGGGGATCAGCGGCGTTGAAGGTCACGCCTTCAGCGACACCCTCAGCGAGGATCAGCGATGGGCGGTGGCTGCCTACACGCGCTCCCTCGCCTGGGATCATGTGGAGGTCATTGGCGGGGGAAGCGCCGAAAGCCTACCGCTCCCCGCCGCCACCGAAGATGTCAGTCTGCCCCCGCCCACTGCCGCGCCCACCGCGCCGCCATTCTCCGATGCGTCGCTCACGGTGCGCGGGAAAATCACGGCGGGGACAGCCGGGGCAGCGCTGAGCTTGGGTGAAGGGCTGCCCCTCCAGTTGGAAGTGATCACCCCAACGGAGCAGGGCTTTCAGGCGGTGACCCGCCTTGAGAGGAAAAGCGATGCAGCGGGCGCCTTCAGCTTCCCCAACGTCCCCCGTCAGGGCGGCTACATTTACGTTGTCTCGGCGGCATACAACGGCATCACCCAAATTGGGACGCCCCGTCCCGCCCCGCCCAGTGGCGATAGCCTTGATCTAGTTCTCCCCCTCTATGATCTGACGGACGATCCCGCCGTGGTAGAGATTGAGATCGCCCGTCTGTTCATTGATTTTATCGGAGGGGATCGGGCGCTGGTGGAGGTTGCCCTGCGCTATCGGACGGTGGGGGATCGCCTTTACCAGAGCCGCGAACGGGGTGCGGATGGGCGGGCGATCACCTTTCGGCTGCCGCTCCCACGTGAGGCAACGGGAGTCAACCTAAGCGCGGATCAGGCGGAACAATTCACCCTTGTTGGTGGTGATTCGCCTGCCATTCTCAGCACCACTACGCTGCCGATGGGCGTCGCCGCGACGCTTCAATTTCAATTTTTGCTGGAGACCGGCGCTGAGGTGGCGCTTGATATGCCCATCCCCTACCGTCTGGCGGAACTGGGGGTGAATGTCCCCGGCGAGGGTCGGGCGGCGATTCGCGATCCGCGTTTCCTTGCCGGAACGCCCATCGCTCTGAATACAGGGGTGTATGATCGCTACGATCTTCGAGAGCCAATCAGCGGCGGCGGAACGCTCAGTTTCGTCGTCATACGAGGGGAGACCAACGACCAGCGCCCCGTCCTTGCCATCGTGATCACCCTCATGGCGTTTCTTTTGGGGGGGACTGCGGGGATCATTTTGCTGATGAACCGCCGCGATCAAATCACCGAAAGCGTCGATCACAGCGGGCAAGTGGCGGCGGCATTGGCAGCATTGGAACGGCTGCGGGCGACAGGGCGGCTCAGCGACGAGGACTACGAATCGCGGCGGGCGGCGCTTGAGGCTAGGGATAAGTCCTGA
- a CDS encoding HAMP domain-containing protein, producing the protein MKTQPTLPPQEGLQTRLAEQLSSRARLITIVAILALILGIITDTISKFLNAHANVINLSRTVVAEFDEFLARVDGDLKAVSDGLVVAPAVDLALRDTIIRIPVITSLRIANLNGTVVADRRRSGRGQVNVRIPIPWKETIQKRQTYVSGVYTDLGAPMVDIVVPIDNEDDKIYAALIARIDITGLWSNVASIREVDNRLGYVAQGDGRLLIYRDIELVLEGVNVADRIGQTPQELGIPRAFNLIQGFEGELALAYAARMKTVPWYVIVEQPLGMAIQSSLGTTILYLIGFVVVGTLLVRHHRFTETSIVRPLRELRKGVEKFREESLDTRITLSNPQQNEIGLLANILNSMAERLQMRTEQLIYARNKADESSRLKAEFVSTMSHEFRTPLNAILGFTSILLEGMGGEMDDDARHMITRVGVNAASLREMISDFLDLSRIEAGRMDMIESPQSLSALVDIWVTQHEILAKDKHLALEVFLDPTLPDMILSDGEHLTKIARNLLSNAIKFTKEGKVTLRINHLGTDQFMIQVEDTGIGIPPHAHTIIFEEFRQVDGSTRRQFGGTGLGLAICQRLTKLLGGTITLHSAIGVGSIFTVTLPLKPATPTQLEKTAAT; encoded by the coding sequence ATGAAGACCCAACCCACATTACCTCCCCAAGAGGGCTTACAAACACGACTGGCGGAACAGCTTTCCAGTCGTGCGCGGCTGATCACCATTGTGGCAATTTTGGCGTTGATCTTGGGGATCATCACAGACACGATCTCCAAATTTCTGAACGCCCATGCCAATGTGATTAACCTCTCGCGGACAGTGGTCGCCGAGTTTGATGAATTTTTGGCACGGGTGGATGGTGACCTGAAGGCGGTCAGCGATGGGTTGGTGGTTGCTCCGGCGGTGGATTTGGCACTGCGCGATACGATCATTCGTATTCCGGTGATCACCTCGCTGCGCATTGCCAACCTCAATGGGACGGTGGTGGCAGACCGCCGCCGCAGCGGGCGCGGACAGGTGAACGTCCGCATCCCCATCCCATGGAAAGAGACCATCCAAAAGCGGCAGACCTATGTCAGTGGTGTTTACACTGATCTCGGCGCCCCAATGGTCGATATTGTTGTCCCTATTGACAACGAAGACGACAAAATTTATGCGGCGCTGATCGCCCGCATCGATATTACAGGGTTGTGGAGCAACGTCGCCAGCATCCGCGAGGTGGATAACCGGTTGGGCTATGTGGCACAAGGCGATGGGCGACTCCTCATTTACCGTGATATTGAGCTCGTCTTGGAAGGGGTCAATGTGGCTGACCGCATCGGGCAGACCCCTCAAGAGTTAGGGATACCCCGTGCTTTTAATCTGATTCAGGGCTTTGAGGGTGAATTAGCCCTTGCTTATGCTGCTCGTATGAAAACCGTTCCCTGGTATGTCATTGTGGAGCAGCCATTAGGGATGGCGATTCAAAGTTCGTTGGGGACGACGATCCTGTATTTGATCGGCTTTGTCGTTGTGGGGACACTCCTTGTGCGGCATCACCGCTTTACCGAAACCAGCATCGTCCGCCCCCTACGCGAACTGCGCAAGGGTGTGGAGAAATTCCGCGAAGAAAGCCTTGATACGCGGATTACCCTTTCAAATCCGCAGCAAAATGAGATTGGGCTGCTGGCGAATATCCTCAACAGCATGGCAGAGCGCTTGCAGATGCGCACTGAACAATTGATTTATGCACGCAACAAAGCCGATGAAAGCTCCCGTCTGAAGGCGGAATTCGTCTCCACCATGTCCCATGAATTTCGGACACCCCTAAACGCGATTTTAGGCTTCACCAGTATTCTCCTTGAAGGGATGGGCGGCGAGATGGACGACGATGCCCGACACATGATCACACGGGTCGGTGTGAACGCTGCCTCACTCCGAGAAATGATCAGCGATTTTCTTGATCTCTCCCGCATTGAGGCAGGACGGATGGATATGATCGAAAGTCCACAGTCCCTTTCGGCACTGGTCGATATCTGGGTGACCCAGCATGAAATCCTTGCTAAAGACAAGCATCTGGCACTTGAGGTGTTCCTCGATCCAACCCTCCCTGATATGATTCTTTCCGATGGCGAACACCTAACAAAAATCGCCCGCAACTTGCTCTCCAACGCGATCAAATTCACCAAAGAGGGGAAAGTCACCCTCAGAATAAATCATCTTGGGACGGATCAATTTATGATCCAAGTGGAAGATACAGGGATCGGAATTCCACCGCACGCCCACACCATTATTTTTGAAGAATTTCGGCAGGTTGATGGTTCTACCCGCCGGCAGTTTGGCGGTACGGGCTTGGGGTTAGCGATCTGTCAGCGGTTGACTAAATTGTTGGGAGGGACAATCACCCTTCACAGCGCGATAGGAGTAGGCAGCATCTTCACTGTAACCCTTCCCTTAAAGCCTGCCACACCTACCCAGTTGGAAAAGACAGCAGCCACGTAA
- a CDS encoding response regulator, whose product MTEPSRHPQILIVEDDADGQEVIRRILRHHHLEASFAHSAEEALERLSEHTYRVVILDLALPGMDGWTLFNRLQHDPTTKDIPCFAVTGFHAPDLALKALRSGFAGYFSKPLDMTAFVGEVRRVLLGGV is encoded by the coding sequence ATGACAGAACCATCTCGCCATCCCCAAATCTTGATCGTAGAGGACGATGCTGACGGGCAAGAGGTCATTAGGCGCATCCTTCGTCACCACCACCTTGAGGCATCGTTTGCCCATTCCGCCGAAGAAGCCCTTGAGCGCCTCAGCGAACATACCTACCGTGTTGTCATTCTCGATCTTGCCCTGCCGGGTATGGATGGTTGGACTCTGTTTAATCGCCTTCAGCACGATCCCACCACGAAAGACATCCCCTGTTTTGCCGTGACGGGGTTTCACGCCCCCGATCTGGCATTAAAAGCGCTGCGATCTGGCTTTGCTGGCTACTTTTCTAAGCCGCTTGATATGACAGCCTTCGTTGGCGAGGTGCGGCGCGTCTTGCTAGGTGGGGTGTGA
- a CDS encoding S8 family serine peptidase → MPDDTAKTRSEIIITLPMFQPNYPHTDSTFTLHPVVERINAPPEFTGRGVVMAFIDSGFSPHPEILDRVLAHVDATTERIIERTRYFHDRDFSWHGQMTSVIAAGDGRTSQGRLYRGIAPDTKLILIKVSNLQGRIKEPDILRGMRWLLRHHARFGVRVVNVSVGGDDPNDDPDYALHRAVHDLHKAGMVVTIAAGNANAHSLVPPASAPEAITVGGYDDHNQLDRTQWTLYHHNYGTAYDKTAKPEVSALAAWVASPILPGSSMAREARWLAMMLRARDKATIDQMLLSGYGDLSLSRGQAFKPDEKTYALLQARINAHKIIDSTHQHVDGTSVSAAVVAGVAALMIEANPRLTPTAIKEILMATAAPLPNIPVQRQNAGVIDAAAAVRAAKRDA, encoded by the coding sequence TTGCCCGACGACACGGCTAAGACGAGAAGTGAGATCATCATTACCCTGCCCATGTTTCAGCCTAATTACCCACACACCGACAGCACCTTTACCCTGCACCCCGTTGTGGAAAGGATCAACGCCCCGCCGGAATTCACCGGACGAGGCGTGGTCATGGCGTTCATCGATTCTGGCTTTTCCCCTCACCCAGAAATTTTGGATCGCGTCCTTGCCCATGTAGACGCCACAACGGAGCGGATCATCGAGCGCACACGCTATTTCCATGACCGCGATTTCTCGTGGCACGGGCAAATGACGAGCGTGATCGCGGCGGGCGATGGGCGCACCTCGCAAGGGCGGCTCTATCGGGGTATTGCCCCCGACACAAAATTAATCCTGATCAAAGTGAGCAACTTGCAAGGGCGGATCAAAGAGCCGGACATTTTGCGGGGGATGCGTTGGCTGCTGCGACATCATGCCCGCTTTGGGGTGCGGGTGGTAAATGTCTCGGTAGGCGGCGACGATCCGAATGATGATCCCGATTATGCCCTTCACCGTGCCGTCCACGATCTGCATAAGGCAGGGATGGTCGTCACGATTGCGGCGGGGAACGCGAACGCCCACAGTTTAGTGCCGCCCGCCAGCGCCCCCGAAGCGATCACCGTCGGCGGTTACGACGACCACAACCAATTGGATCGGACGCAGTGGACGCTCTACCACCATAACTATGGGACGGCATACGACAAGACCGCCAAACCGGAAGTTTCCGCGCTGGCGGCGTGGGTTGCCTCGCCCATCCTACCCGGTTCCAGCATGGCGCGGGAGGCGCGTTGGCTGGCAATGATGCTGCGGGCGCGGGACAAGGCGACCATCGATCAGATGCTCCTCTCTGGCTATGGCGATCTCAGCCTTTCGCGGGGGCAAGCCTTCAAGCCCGATGAAAAGACCTACGCTCTGCTCCAAGCACGGATCAACGCGCACAAAATCATCGATTCCACCCATCAGCATGTGGATGGCACGTCTGTTTCGGCGGCGGTGGTAGCGGGCGTGGCGGCGCTCATGATTGAGGCAAATCCTCGTCTGACACCAACGGCAATCAAAGAGATTCTGATGGCGACGGCAGCGCCGCTCCCCAACATACCTGTTCAGCGCCAAAACGCCGGCGTGATTGATGCGGCTGCCGCCGTGCGTGCGGCAAAGAGGGACGCTTAG
- a CDS encoding response regulator codes for MAISKTVLMGWKVVVIDDEPDSLEVATRILRYYGSAVTTAQNGMEGIERIREVRPRFVICDLSMPELDGWGVITILKMDDTLRDIPVIALTAHALLEDRTRAIAAGFHNYLTKPLTAATFMGELLNLLIDIPGFDMLRTESGTP; via the coding sequence ATGGCGATTTCAAAAACAGTGCTTATGGGGTGGAAGGTCGTTGTCATTGATGATGAACCGGATAGCCTTGAAGTGGCAACGCGCATCTTGCGCTATTACGGCTCAGCAGTGACCACTGCTCAAAATGGGATGGAAGGCATTGAGCGTATTCGTGAGGTGCGTCCTCGTTTTGTGATTTGCGATCTCTCTATGCCGGAACTGGATGGGTGGGGGGTGATTACCATCCTCAAAATGGATGACACCCTACGCGATATTCCAGTGATCGCCCTGACAGCTCATGCCCTTCTAGAAGATCGGACGCGGGCGATTGCCGCTGGCTTTCATAATTACCTGACCAAACCGCTCACGGCGGCAACCTTTATGGGTGAGCTTTTGAATTTATTGATTGATATTCCCGGCTTTGATATGCTGCGGACAGAAAGTGGTACACCATGA
- a CDS encoding ABC transporter permease, which yields MLSFLLRRLARLLVTVWLAATFAFLLSCLIPSDAITARLAASGATANQIEARRQALGLADPPLVQYLRLVANLARGDLGISLITGRPVLDMLREPLGATLLLAGAALLVTLTVGISLGMAAALSERRAVRWGASLAAILALATPVYWSGTLAIYWIAVRLRWLPSTGNGSDLRFLILPSLVLGVAGAGGIAQITAAALREMRLATFVMTARGKGLGEGIIRRRHMFRMAIGLIASAAALQWGFLIGGAVVTEMIFVRPGIGQVLLGAVNDQDMPVVGGVVVLSAIVYGIAGMAAEGIALLADPRLRGSVVE from the coding sequence ATGCTGTCTTTTCTTCTGCGCCGCCTTGCTCGGCTGCTGGTGACAGTTTGGTTAGCGGCAACCTTCGCCTTCCTTCTCTCTTGCCTTATCCCCAGCGATGCGATCACGGCACGCCTTGCCGCCAGCGGGGCAACCGCCAACCAAATTGAGGCGCGACGGCAGGCGCTCGGTTTAGCTGATCCGCCCCTTGTTCAATACCTCCGTTTGGTGGCGAATCTAGCGCGGGGTGATCTGGGTATCTCGCTGATCACGGGGCGTCCGGTGTTGGATATGCTGCGCGAACCATTGGGAGCGACCCTCCTCTTGGCGGGTGCGGCACTGCTCGTCACCCTGACGGTGGGGATCAGCCTCGGCATGGCGGCGGCGCTCTCCGAACGGCGGGCGGTGCGTTGGGGGGCATCCCTCGCCGCCATCCTTGCGCTGGCGACGCCCGTCTATTGGTCGGGGACGCTTGCCATTTACTGGATCGCCGTCCGATTGCGCTGGCTGCCTTCAACGGGGAACGGCTCTGATCTCCGTTTTCTGATTCTGCCGAGTTTGGTCTTGGGCGTTGCGGGCGCGGGGGGCATTGCCCAGATCACAGCGGCGGCACTGCGCGAGATGCGCCTGGCGACGTTCGTCATGACGGCGCGGGGCAAAGGCTTGGGCGAAGGAATAATCCGGCGGCGGCATATGTTCCGCATGGCAATCGGGCTGATTGCTTCTGCTGCCGCACTCCAATGGGGGTTTTTGATCGGCGGCGCCGTCGTCACTGAGATGATTTTCGTTCGTCCGGGCATTGGGCAAGTGTTGCTCGGCGCGGTGAACGATCAGGACATGCCCGTTGTCGGCGGGGTGGTCGTTTTGAGCGCTATCGTTTATGGGATTGCGGGGATGGCTGCCGAGGGTATCGCCCTCTTAGCCGACCCGCGCCTTAGAGGGTCTGTGGTGGAGTAG
- a CDS encoding redoxin domain-containing protein, which translates to MTNNDQLHPQTPAPEVVLSNDKGERVSLSNYKGQKTLIVFFMRAFNCMQCRQFVKKMAENAPPLAAKNIQSIVIGPGTRQEAERLVRSLNTPPELVVLHDTDGEAYNTFSLDKAFLSLVQKSGLFLIDQEGILQSAIITANANRWISGRALEDLKKELANT; encoded by the coding sequence ATGACGAACAATGATCAACTGCACCCCCAAACCCCTGCGCCAGAGGTTGTCCTCTCCAATGACAAAGGCGAGCGCGTCTCCTTGAGCAATTACAAAGGGCAAAAAACGCTCATTGTCTTTTTTATGCGGGCGTTTAACTGTATGCAGTGTCGCCAATTTGTGAAGAAAATGGCAGAAAATGCGCCCCCCCTTGCTGCCAAGAATATTCAATCTATTGTCATTGGACCCGGCACACGGCAAGAGGCAGAACGGCTTGTTCGGTCTTTGAACACACCGCCCGAACTCGTTGTCCTTCATGATACCGATGGTGAGGCGTACAACACCTTCTCGCTGGATAAGGCGTTCCTCTCCCTTGTTCAGAAAAGCGGGTTATTCCTCATTGACCAAGAAGGAATTTTGCAAAGCGCCATTATCACGGCGAACGCTAACCGCTGGATTTCTGGGCGAGCGTTGGAAGACCTGAAAAAAGAGCTTGCCAACACCTAG
- a CDS encoding glycosyltransferase family 4 protein — MPPRRSIAVVHPSFAERGGAEQYLINGLTGLARRGHRVDLYTAAYDHAYFPDPSSLGVRLILLGGRGYHQGFVGLLAMRRTLRERLSAYDAVIAVNFPAPLWVAALPRRVRVVWLCFEPKRNLYPAILYADAPNFGAHGYRTAHDPLYQGWWGRLRLLRDPHVLLPYGVRSALQRTLDQRAARRPDVILTPTPYMAGKIRAIYAPKAAVIPIWAGMDAPPLTVSKKAQPDALILIPTRLEPIKNVITAIRAVKQLAETGELGGFRVVILGTGSEEALLRAEVTSLGLGAAVQFSGFVSDTERDDWYDRAAFVVYPPLAEPFGMPVVEAGWRGRAVIAADRGGTADVIVDGVTGRLVPMTDVQALAGAIREWIISPDLPERMGEAARTQIAERCNFHTWVTQIESALSDGVQPH, encoded by the coding sequence ATGCCGCCGCGCCGATCTATTGCCGTTGTCCATCCCTCCTTTGCCGAACGGGGGGGGGCGGAACAGTACCTGATCAATGGATTGACGGGGTTGGCGAGGCGTGGTCACCGGGTCGATCTCTACACCGCCGCCTATGATCACGCCTACTTCCCCGATCCTTCGTCTCTCGGCGTTCGGCTGATCCTACTTGGCGGGCGCGGCTACCATCAGGGGTTCGTCGGGCTGCTGGCGATGCGCCGAACGCTGCGTGAGCGGCTCAGCGCCTATGACGCCGTGATCGCGGTGAATTTTCCCGCCCCGCTGTGGGTGGCGGCGCTCCCCCGTCGGGTGCGGGTGGTGTGGCTTTGCTTTGAGCCAAAGCGCAACCTGTATCCCGCCATTCTCTATGCTGATGCCCCCAATTTCGGCGCACACGGCTACCGCACGGCGCATGATCCCCTCTATCAGGGGTGGTGGGGACGGCTGCGCCTGCTGCGCGATCCCCATGTTTTGCTGCCCTATGGGGTCCGTTCAGCGCTCCAACGCACCCTTGATCAGCGGGCTGCCCGTCGCCCCGATGTGATCCTCACCCCAACACCCTACATGGCGGGGAAGATCAGAGCAATTTATGCACCGAAGGCGGCGGTGATTCCTATTTGGGCGGGAATGGACGCCCCGCCTTTAACAGTTTCAAAGAAGGCTCAGCCCGACGCATTGATCCTCATCCCCACCCGCCTTGAGCCGATCAAAAATGTGATCACGGCGATCCGTGCCGTGAAGCAGCTTGCCGAGACGGGGGAGTTGGGCGGGTTTCGCGTGGTGATCCTCGGCACGGGGAGCGAGGAAGCCTTGCTGCGGGCGGAGGTCACCTCCTTAGGGTTGGGGGCGGCTGTCCAATTCAGCGGGTTCGTCTCGGACACTGAGCGCGACGACTGGTATGATCGGGCGGCGTTCGTCGTCTACCCACCGCTTGCCGAACCGTTTGGGATGCCCGTTGTCGAGGCGGGCTGGCGCGGGCGAGCGGTGATCGCGGCGGATCGGGGGGGGACGGCGGATGTGATCGTTGATGGCGTCACTGGACGGCTTGTCCCTATGACAGACGTTCAGGCGCTGGCGGGGGCGATCCGTGAATGGATCATCTCGCCCGATCTGCCAGAGCGCATGGGCGAAGCGGCACGGACACAGATTGCTGAACGATGTAATTTTCACACGTGGGTAACGCAGATTGAATCCGCTTTAAGTGACGGCGTACAACCTCACTAG